The Macaca fascicularis isolate 582-1 chromosome 1, T2T-MFA8v1.1 genome includes a window with the following:
- the LOC123568591 gene encoding uncharacterized protein yields the protein MGTDLGAKSDPCHPRIPVGRDLRPERPGEAGQRPSLPAASASPARRGGDHRGVTRARRRRTAPPPRLPGQRGRTQRAPHPSRGPSERPAAPSSSGSHPLQAGGRGERGDRAGRPGKPARELRLAGLQERGPPGASAHRTAGTPTLYLVRWRSSGRKKSSSICLPYAEC from the exons ATGGGCACCGATCTGGGCGCAAAATCGGATCCGTGCCACCCCCGAATACCAGTGGGCCGAGATTTGAGGCCCGAAAGGCCTGGGGAGGCGGGGCAGCGCCCCTCCCTGCCCGCGGCCTCGGCGAGCCCTGCGCGGCGGGGCGGGGACCACCGTGGGGTCACCCGGGCCCGACGCAGGAGGACGGCGCCCCCGCCCCGCCTCCCGGGCCAGCGCGGGCGCACGCAGCGGGCGCCCCATCCCAGCCGCGGCCCCTCTGAGCGCCCGGCGGCGCCCTCCTCCTCCGGCTCCCACCCACTCCAGGCGGGCGGGCGGGGAGAGCGCGGGGACAGGGCAGGCAGGCCCGGGAAGCCCGCGAGGGAGCTGCGCCTGGCCGGCCTCCAGGAGCGGGGACCCCCAGGGGCAAGTGCGCACCGCACAGCCGGGACCCCCACGCTTTACCTGGTGCGCTGGAGGAGCAG tGGAAGGAAGAAATCCAGCAGTATTTGCCTGCCGTATGCTGAGTGCTAG